A stretch of the Calypte anna isolate BGI_N300 chromosome 21, bCalAnn1_v1.p, whole genome shotgun sequence genome encodes the following:
- the PEX14 gene encoding peroxisomal membrane protein PEX14 yields MASSEQAEQPSQAGSCPATENAASREPLIVTAVKFLQNPRVRQSPVATRRAFLKKKGLTDEEIDLAFQQSGTSTDEPQSPGPSTQLVPTQPSYPVVHSPPSSRWRDYGALAIIMAGIAFGFHQLYKKYLLPLIMGGKEDRKQLQRIESNISEMSGSVTQTVTQLQTTLAAVQELLIQQQQKIQDLTQELAASKATTSTNWILESQNINELKSEIYSLKGLLLNRRQFPPSPSAPKIPSWQIPVKPSSPSNPVVANHNSSSDISPVSNESTTSSPVKENHSPEGSKVTCHLLSTEESSKAVIDVTSQVRMEVQGEEEKRENKRNEEEEEDDEEDDDVSHVDEEECLGVQTEDRRGGDGQINEQVEKLRRPEGASNENEID; encoded by the exons ATTGTGACAGCAGTGAAGTTTTTACAGAATCCACGAGTCCGCCAAAGCCCTGTTGCAACCAGAAGAgcatttctgaagaagaaag gCCTGACAGATGAAGAAATCGACCTGGCTTTCCAGCAGTCGGGCACAAGCACAGATGAGCCACAGTCCCCTGGTCCTTCTACACAGCTTGTGCCAACTCAGCCCTCTTACCCTGTGGTGCATA GTCCACCTAGCTCCAGATGGCGAGATTATGGTGCTTTGGCTATCATCATGGCAGGAATTGCCTTTGGATTCCACCAGCTCTACAAG AAATACCTGCTTCCTCTCATCATGGGAGGCAAAGAAGACAGGAAGCAACTTCAGAGGATCGAGTCCAACATCTCTGAGATGAGTGGCAGCGTGACACAGACAG TGACTCAATTACAGACAACTTTAGCAGCTGTCCAGGAACTGCTAATTcagcaacaacagaaaatcCAGGATCTCACCCAAGAACTGGCTGCTTCTAAG GCCACAACTTCCACCAACTGGATTCTGGAGTCACAGAATATTAATGAATTGAAATCTGAGATCTACTCATTAAAAGGCCTTCTCCTAAACAG GAGGCaattccctccctccccttcagCTCCTAAGATCCCATCGTGGCAGATCCCAGTGAAGCCAAGCTCACCCTCCAACCCTGTTGTTGCCAACCATAACAGCAGCAGTGACATCTCACCTGTCAGCAACgagtccaccacctcctcaCCAGTCAAGGAGAACCACAGCCCTGAGGGCTCAAAGGTCACCTGTCACCTGCTGAGCACGGAGGAGAGCAGCAAGGCAGTGATTGATGTCACGAGCCAAGTGAGGATGGAGgtgcagggggaggaggagaaaagagaaaacaaaaggaacgaagaggaggaagaggatgatgaggaggaTGATGATGTTAGCCACGTGGATGAGGAGGAATGTCTAGGTGTCCAGACTGAGGACCGGCGAGGAGGGGATGGTCAGATTAATGAGCAAGTGGAAAAGCTAAGAAGACCTGAAGGGGCCAGCAACGAAAATGAGATTGACTAA